The sequence TCCATTtagagaggttggcaatgaggatctaacaatgaaacagtgactcactgttttgcagtccgttttacacctttgcctcttacatccaaccaagtcatgggaGAGACAAGGATGGCAAAGTATAATGCTGACTCTTGCCAACTTGtttcttctttaacatttcaaggtacagtgctatgaacaacaaagtaccatttaAACAAActtgagaatacccaagccaagttgctcacttcacacacttgccatgggcttacaaacacttgtacattgctagaaaaggaaaatggatgtatggtacagtatgtacaaatccaaaaaattccctcaaagccatggatgaagagaccttgaagaaattagttggaccatgaataatcttccattggaaccacaaaacaatgcctttttcaagagcacttcaaacaaaacttgttccaaaccccaagaaaagatcagagatcactactaaaacatcaaaggagatcacatcacTCAAAAACAGGttcagtacggactcatggagccatggtacggactgtactctcaaaagtgcagaaaattagttaaaaactcacaaaaatgagagcaaaataagtatttctcttaattttccaaaatgaacaacccatacaatgattggaacatggtttatatacatgtgccaacttgttgaagcccttgtacggacaggtacaggctggaactaaccaaaaccaccaaaaaccactttttgacaacttttgacaactttttgacaacttttgttgctcaaaaattgcattttgacttctggtgacttggcactcaaaccaatgactcaaaatcatctataaacactaaataaacatgctccaatgcctttcaaggctttccaacatcaaaaattcaaaaatgctcatttggacccaaaattgacaatttttagcctgccgagcaaaaaaacaaaaatcttggaaactcttaaacacaaatgagttccaagccttattaaaccacaaaacaaacctattaaacctactagaagcataaaataaacacacatgcttaaattgcaataaaatgttatacctgctaggatttgagcattcaggtgctcaggtgctcctgcaccacccagGCCCAGGGAAAACCATCTACCACCATTAATATCAAGATGACTTTCTGCAAACACGAGCCTTGCTCCAAATTCTTCCCTCTCGGCAGAAATATCCTTTGTCTGGAGCACAATGTCTATCCTCTCTGCACTTGCACATCTTATCCAGTGCACATCCATCCCTCAACTCCTCCACTCTTTTCCCTCCGATCTCAAACAACCCATCAGTCCAATCGTTAGAAAAAAATCCACTGGGATCAAACCTATCTTTCACCTTGAGGAATTCCTCCAGGTTTGCAGACCACTTGGCAACACCTTCAAACAAGTGACCTCCAGATTTCCCCCAGTGTAGCACCCCTTTGTACTTTTCTACCACCATTTGCTCAATTTCTTGAAAAACATCTTCATTCCACTTGGGTATACCTGCTTCTCTTGGCCGATAAGTTTGCAGCTCCAAAGTCACCTGATCCTCTGCAGGTCCAAGATATGCATCTGACTTCTTCACAGAGCGCATGTATATTCCACCCACTGAACCCCTGTCACACAGTCTTGAGGGATTCAGATCCCTaattttctttatgtcctcaattgCTTCCTTGAGATGAAACGTTGACACTCTCAACTCCACGTCGAAGACTGCATTGGTGTGCAGCCGTCGATCCCAGTTACAGACtgtattatttttatccaaaatctTGTTGGGAGTGCAGCTCTTGTGGTTATGTTGATAATTAGGGTGACTTTCTTGGCATCCACCAGATGCTTGCATCCGATGATTGAATCCAATTACAGGATACCCTGTGAACTGTTTTCCGTCATTCAAGAAGCCACTACCCTTTGTCGCGGATGAGATCAGCAGCTCCAATCCATTGCAGATTGCATCTACATCTTCTTTAGCTTGCATTTCGTCATCTGGATagcagaacaaagcaagattaccAGTTAAATATCAGATATATTTACATTTCCCCTGCTCTGTTTATCTCTCACTTCAAACAGCTTATAATTACCAGGCAGCTTCGAATACTATTGGGGCTCTTCTAGACTGCACTACACTAAATCTATATACATTTGCCCAGATTTATAATTGTAATTATTTTGGCAATAACATCGTGACATTGCCCTTGCTCTGTTTCTCCCTCACTTCAAATAGCCCATACCTAGCAGGCAGCTTCCTACATTCTGCAGAAAACTGCGACACCATAAAAACTAAACACATTTGCCCAAATAGATCcactataatatatttttatataaattgcAGGAGAACAGGCAGCCCGATGTTTATCAATGGGTAAGTGTGAAGATCATACTCACTCTGATGAGCCCTTGTTTCAACGGTCATTGCTGTGATTGGACCGCCAACTCCTGAGTTGAGGCCATCTCCAGGTACATCAACAGAAACAACATGGTTGCTTAGGAAAATTGTCTTCCCTTGTGAGGGAAACCAATTTATATATGCATATTCACTGGCTCTTAGGAAACTCTCGgcttctttttctaaatcattaTCATCTTTCACACTGGCTGAAAATGAGGTCTTGAACATACGCTCCAATGTGAAGGTTATTTCAGAGATCGCTCCGAGCACTCCAAGAGATATCTTAGCAGCTTTCAGATCTGGATCTGATTCTGTCAAGAAAATAGGAAAGAAATGACTTATATTAATGACCACACAACTGAATGAAATCAACAGACCTCAAAAGTATAGGCAATCGTAATAGAGAAGAGCCAGAAGCTAGACCATAAAACTGACTAATAAAAAAAAACGACCAAAATACCAAAGAATAAGTAAAGAAACAAGAGGGGAAAATGGCTGAATTCACATGTAAACAATTAACCAGGTGAGAGAATCACCGCCCAAGGTGATGAGCTTTGCATAGCCTTGGGAAGGAGGCGCAGGGACAATCAATTTCAACCCAACAACATATTCATAAACCCCACTTCCTTTTCCCGAGAGACCACTGCCATGGGCTCCTGTAGAAATAACTCCAGCTGCCGAAACTCCATTCCAGTAAATCATGGCAGGCAGAGTCAGTCCTTCCTTTGCAGCTGCTTCAATCACATCTTTCATCAGTGTTCCAGATTGGACTGTAATTGTCATTGCAGTTTTGTTGATTGCAATTACTGAATTATAGTTTTGGGTAGAGATGATGAGTCCCTGCTTTCCCACACAGGGTAATCTTGTTAGACTGTGACCCAACCCGCTGACTACTCTAATCTTTTGCTTGTTTTTCACTGCATGGGCAACTGCCTGTATAAGCTCGGATTCTGATTTGG is a genomic window of Cryptomeria japonica chromosome 7, Sugi_1.0, whole genome shotgun sequence containing:
- the LOC131045897 gene encoding L-gulonolactone oxidase 2, which codes for MMAGSLIIFVLFFDFVLGLQSACMPPQSIECKINPGFHIFNPLDIWDDHETCVHPPSVASNFSHECHIFNFKGIWDDRGTCEAANAAWPKSESELIQAVAHAVKNKQKIRVVSGLGHSLTRLPCVGKQGLIISTQNYNSVIAINKTAMTITVQSGTLMKDVIEAAAKEGLTLPAMIYWNGVSAAGVISTGAHGSGLSGKGSGVYEYVVGLKLIVPAPPSQGYAKLITLGESDPDLKAAKISLGVLGAISEITFTLERMFKTSFSASVKDDNDLEKEAESFLRASEYAYINWFPSQGKTIFLSNHVVSVDVPGDGLNSGVGGPITAMTVETRAHQNDEMQAKEDVDAICNGLELLISSATKGSGFLNDGKQFTGYPVIGFNHRMQASGGCQESHPNYQHNHKSCTPNKILDKNNTVCNWDRRLHTNAVFDVELRVSTFHLKEAIEDIKKIRDLNPSRLCDRGSVGGIYMRSVKKSDAYLGPAEDQVTLELQTYRPREAGIPKWNEDVFQEIEQMVVEKYKGVLHWGKSGGHLFEGVAKWSANLEEFLKVKDRFDPSGFFSNDWTDGLFEIGGKRVEELRDGCALDKMCKCREDRHCAPDKGYFCREGRIWSKARVCRKSS